The genomic window TGGTGTTTTTTAAGACTAATATTCTATCCAGGATGGCCTTTAtttaacaacaacacaacaatacaGCCATATTTTTCTTACTCCCAAATATAGATGTCAGCCAACTAAATCATTTATTCTACTTAACATGCAAAAAATCTTTGTTCCTGTTGGTCttgtaaataaaatgcttatggATACGGCAATGTTTTGGTGAGGCCGTTTTCATAGACGGTACATAAATAATTTCACTAACCAGGTTATTTGCTTTCACTTCCACTAAATGCTAGTATTGGCAAGCTAACATTTCAGTAGAAACCACAAATGTTAACATCCAGTTGTTGCTTGGCTAGACTTCCACTGATTAGACTTGCACAGAGAGGTGGACTGAGcagcagactgacagactgTCAATGACATCCCCTATAGCTATGCCATTAGCATGGCTGAGAACAGGCAGCCAAACAACAGTGCattcagaaagaaaacattacaATGTCCACTCCCCTTactaaacagaaaataaaagaagtgagATTCTTTGAAATTGTTGTGTCTGTCCCAGAAAATGTATGGTTAGATcatattttcacattgaaaAATGGAACTCCTCACTCTGTGCCGCCTGGGGCCAGCAGTACAGGTGGCTGGTGACAGCTTTGAGAGTTGTTTACATGGCACTGAATGCTCAGACACTGCTGATAACCGGGTGTATCTCTTTTACAGCAACTGGCCTTCACTTATAAGATGGATACTCCTACTATGAGGACAACACTCTTTCAAGCCAGGCAAAAGCATGCAACTACACTCCACTTGAAAACTACAGCACCCAGACTGTGCAGAATATTAGATGGTGCTATGATATAAGCAGTATGGATAGGATGCTAATACAGCCTCATGAGGACCTGATAACTTGACTCCATACCATTTGCCGTCATGGTTTGTCGCTTGTTGGATTGTGTAGCCAAACTCCTCGGTTGCAGATCCACTGAAAATCTTTGCACCTGAAGTGCCGACATTGAAGGCCTGTACGTGCAGGATTCTGCCCGCTGATGGAAGAGGAATAAGAGATCACATGACAGTAACAGTAATAACACCTCAACACCATCACATCACTTTGCGTACTTACTATAATGAGCAGTTGTACATTGTCATACCATAATACACAACCAAATCTTCCACATCTAAATTATCAGTTTGCAGTTTTGGATTGCAGCACTCAAAGACCATCACTTAAGAGTTATCGTGACTCTGTTTGAGgttaaatgtttcatttcaagTGACATTTGCAGCCACTCTGACTTCCTCCTTTAAGCTTAGGTGTTTTTTGTGGCTGAatcatgaacattttaaaacccACACCAGCTTGACTCATGCAAGCAAGGCAGACCACTAAGTTATCCCCATTACACATGAAGAACACAATATTAAACGAGCATTGAAGATTGCGTTAATGTAAATGGATCACCCTGAAACAATCACCCATCCAACACAGCCCTTTAAACCCCCCCAGGACATGGAATTTGTCTGAGTGACTCTTGATGCTGCATCAGAGGCACATGCCTGTACAGGCAGCTCTCAACTTTCAGCCTGTCTTCCCCTCAATCTGCAGGCAGAGGAATGTGGATGGGTGCTGGACTCAAGAGACCTTCACTAACACTAGTTCCAGCCACGCCTGTTTACCTGCAGCGCAGAGTAGCACTTTGTCTTCTCTTGGGGCTCTGCAAACCCCACGACACATTCATATTTCCGTTCATTACAGAAATGAAGAATGTGCATACATGAGGATAATTAAAAGCCTGGCTGCTGCTTGAAAGCTTTAGCGGTTATAGTGCAGAGTCTGCAGACACAAAGCAACATACATGTTTCCTCCATTATAAGCCATGTGCTGCATAGTAAAACAATGAATATTTCATGCATGTGATTGATTATGGATCATGCATTTGTTGGGAGAAGAGGAAAAGCAACAGGGGGGGATCTAGTTCGAAATACAAGCACTTCTAGGCGGACTCATTCAGTAAATGCGACTACAAAGTTATAGCGTTCACTCATCTGGTATCCTCAGACGTAGTAAGTTTATGAAAACGTTTGaaaatcacttttaaagccatagcgaaccattaaaaaaacatttcagtttgCTATTTTATGAAAACAATTCAAAATACTGGCTCTCTTTCCAAGAACATTTGCATCATGTTGGTGATTTCGTAGgaaaaaaatgctaaataaattGATTCAAAGTACAGAAAACAACTCAAGTACTCACCTAGAAACACTAAAGCGAAAAATATATTCCCCCAGAAGAACTCCATCGTCGCCTTTAGTCCATTAGTAAGAGGTGATTGCATGAAGCCGCCGCACTTGTCAAAGTTGTGGCTCCACAGCCCTCAGAGTCAGCGGTGACGCACCGGATGCACTTCCCAATAAGGAGTTGAGCTCTTCCTCCTACCTGCAAATGCAAACTTTGACTCAAGCTTTCAAAGGGTGAGGGGCAGTCTTAAAAAAGTCAGACTTTGTAGATGCAGGACCTTAAATAAAGACATCCCAGACAGTTACTTCATGTGTAAAGTCTGTGACGTTTAttgctttaattaaaaataaaagtggaaTGTTAAAAATCTAATTTGAGTTCTTGAGGAGGCAAACAGACAAAATGTCAGTGTTCAATATTCATCAACGCCCATCATCCTTAAATTAAATCCCTTAATCCTCATTCCAGAGCCACAACAAGAGTGGACAAACAACTCTTAAATCAGCAGATGTCACATAAAATAAAGAATCATCATCAATTATCAGTTAACAATTTGAGACTTGCCTCCTCTCCCATCTTTTCAACCctgtaatttttttatttactcctCGGTGATGTTTGGGATGCTCCTAGTACAGAACAATGTGATTGACTTTAATTATACACCATAATTCGTTAAGCCCATGATCTCAATTTGCTCTGTGTCGCtctgttttgtatgtttttgtaatGGTATACATGTCCATACCCATACTCTGTACATTAAACCGTATTcctatattttttttctgcccaTCTTTACCAGgactcacttttaaaaagagCTGATGCATCACAGCAAGACTTTTCGAGTCACAGAGtataaacagacaaataaaagtcTATCTGATGGAATTTAGAATATCCAGAGCCTATAAACTGAAGCCAATACAAAAGACGGTTTAATTAGTCAGAAGACCAAAgccattttttttccctttactgGAGAGCACTGGTGTAAGACACTTAATTGGAACATACAGGGAGTGTGAATGGTTAAGATGGTAAAAGGGCGTTTAATTTTCAATGAGTGGTTTCATTCCAAAATGCTATTTCGGAAAGAATGCCAGCTGGTGCTCActgcttaaaaaacaaaaggataaacacacactctgaagtcAGACTGGTTCAAGGGCAAATAACTCAAGATGTTGTCACTGTGAGTAACAATCTTATTGTCATCATTAAAGAGAAACTGCTCAAATTTTATGAAAAAAGGTTCATGTTAAAACGTATTGGAAAAACAACTGAAGGCTGTTGTATAATGTCTTCTCTGACTATGGAGGAAGTGTGAGAAAATAACCCAGATGACATCATCTCAGCCACAGATTTTTAACAAAAAGGCTGCATTGTGCACCGGGGTGGTGGAATTTGAAAGATGTGGGTATCTGCAGGCAGGGAGAATCAAATCAAAGGGGTTTTGGGCTAAACTGAGGAATTAGCATTTTTTGACCTTAATACAAGGCAGTGGATAAAGTTGAGATATCTAGACATGATGCAATTTGTCCATTTATGGAAATGTAAGCTTAATTTACTTCACTTAGACTCAAGCTGTGATTATCAGGAACACCATGATCACACTCACATGGTTTAACTTGGAAACAGCCCAATACAACCCAATTGAAATCTACCGGTCACTGAGTGCTACTAAGCAGCTGGAAGTAAAAGTCTTTACTGGAGAACACCTCAGTGGTTGTAAAGAGAGAGGGGTGAATATAATCACTTTATAGGACAACATCAGTGTTTGTAATCAAGCCATTTAGTTATTGAGCAGAGAGTGGCTATGCCTTGAAATGCTGCTGTTGTCCTAACAGCCTGACACTTACCAGGCACAGCCtaattaccccccccccctaaaCTCTGATACTTTGACCCCTTTACAAACTAGAGTGATGAGAATCTGGGTGAAGAAGTTGTGATTCAGTTTAGTTAATACAAAAGGTTCAGTTGGCCTAGAAGCAACAATCTAAGACCTTATTCAGCAGCTGAACCCTCTCACCCACTCTTCTGTTTGTGCAGGCATGACTCCTGTGTAAGTCATCTGGTTAACCGGGCACCTTGAGAATTAAAATGAGCTGGGTCAAGGTTTTCAGTGGCAGTGACACGGCGTGATTCCCTGGAAAAAGGctcatctttttttctgacatttgtGATGAAAAGACTTTAGAGAGTACAACATTCATTTTTCCCAGAAGTGAATAATAACTAGTAGGATGAGTCTCTAATGTTAAATATCTCTTTCCCATTTTAACAGGATGCAGCATTCATTCTATTGTATACATTATTTTTGTGAACAGCAGTTCAGAGAGTTTAAGGCAGCATCCTTTCCTACATGATGTTAACAATGTAAGGAAGTATCTTGAAGCAAAAAAGCCTGTGGTCTGTTTTCCTGTTAGGCTATGACATAATGGagcagtgtgtgcatgtcatTAAAAATCCCCACATTTGAAGTCAGCCTGGATGTCAGACCATTTATAAACACAGGACTAGgcctttgtctttatttaaagagggaATTTCTCACTTGCAAAATTTGACATATTTTCATACAAGTACTTTGATTCAACATCCTATACTTCTCCACTACATAGAGGTGCATTAAATTAATTTCATAGGGCTCATATAGTTTAAGGATTACTTTTGAAGACTTAAactgaatgtattttttaaaaactagtCCCCCCCAAAATCACTGTCAACAGTTTTTGTTGAAACTTCTGTCTACCTTAGGAGTAGGCTAAATGATCATTGTTAGTAGTGAATTCTTTGAATTGGTAGTTTTTCAATGTCACATTAGgtattacatatttttttcagttgttttttgtttctcccCAAAAGTGTTGTTCATTGCGAGGCTATGGTTTAAGTTATATAGATATTACCGCCCATCCTCTGTGCTGTATTTGTGAGTTGTGTGGTAAAGTAACAGATATAATCACTTTCAGATGAAGACCCCACCaaaaatatgtatgtatattgCTGTGTAAGTGCTTGTACAATGTCCTAATGCTTAAAACCAAGGTATGCAATATACATGGAATACAGATGCAGAAACACACGCAGTCCTCGGTGAGTGGACCATAGCAGGGAACTAATCCCTCTTTCATAGCCATCTGCTGACACCAATGAGAATCTAAGGCCCTGCTTTTCCCTGTTTTATTGTGAGCCAGACAGTCACATTCAGCAGGCTCAGAGGGGCTCATGAGTCAATGGCTGCACACCAACACGGTGGTCATGTGACTTGTGGGTGAAGTTACCTTCCTGCCACATGACTAGTGTTTTGTCTATTGTAAGGTTTTTGCAGGAACATTTTCCCAAAAACCTGAGGACAAGgatgaaaaaatgaaagtgcACATATGGTGCATTTTTCTATGCAAGTCATGCATTGACAGCCAATGTTTTGTAGATAAAGATATCTTAGTGCGCACTGAGCTTCCTTAGCAGCCTCAGTGGTGATGTACACTCAGACTTTCCACGCTACCCACAAAATAACTTTGTTCTCCAAATAATGAAAAGAACTAGCACAAGGGTGAACCTTGTAATGATTCTTTCTTGGTGTGTTGGAGATAAGTTATAGACGGACCTGTAGGTGAGggtttccttttctctttgcaCAAAAAGTAGTCCCCAGCTACAGTAGTGATAACTATTTACTTTAGCTCCCTGCAAAGTATTTCTCTTTAAAGTTAAGTTACACAGTTAGATAAGAAAATGAATTCCTAACATTAAAATATGATGTTACGACCACATCTAACTTACATCTAACTTCAAATGCTTTCAATTTTTTCACACTTAGTGCgaaaggggaagagacacagcaAGGGTCCATAACAAGGCTGCAACTATGACTGTTGTGGTCGGTGTGCATGCAATAATAACATCACAAGGTCCCCAGGATGCCTCAGTATACTGCACCCCTGACACATATGATGGACTCAGTCTCACAGTTGAACATATGCTGGTTGCTGAGAGCTAGAAAGCACTAAAGAGCAATTTAGCAGGAAAAATAGTTGTGGTGTGTCATTGAAGGGGAGGGATTGGCAGAGTGactgtttgttattttcctCTGAAGTCTAGAAACCACAAAGTATTTCCAAGGCCATTGAGAACACGACACATTTCTGACATGACAGCAAAGATGCTACTTGGGTTTTCTTAATATGGAAAGTGCTTTCAACACAAAAGCTCTGCCTTTATCTTGTATCGTCTCTAAATGTGAAACTTGAAGCAGTTCACAATACTCGAAATGTTTGTGCACCAGCATGACTCTTGCAGCTTTTTTAGAGTGAGTCCACAAGGTTAAAACACTTACTGTGATTCATAAAAACACTGGGTACAATAATGGGATTTACTGTTGTAAAACCTTGATCCTGCAGTTAataacaagtgaaaatttgactCAATTAGCAGTGTTAAAGCAGAGAATAATCCatgttgattcatttattttggatttcacTTTATCTAAAATTCTGATAAATTAATAGGAACATTAAAGAAGTATCAAAAGTTACATCTGATGATTTTTCAAGTGTTTAGTGAATGGTTGACTTTTCTAGTAAAATTTCATAACTTGgtcagcagggggcagcagatgCTTCAATATAAGATGCATAGAGTCACCTCAACATGATTCTCACTGATATTTTTTATATCCTTATTTTGGTATTTGAATAATGTTGTACCATAATGAATAAAAGTTATGTAAGTTACTATGTTTATGAAAAAAGTTTAAAGTGTGTCTATCTGTGTTTACTCCTTAAGAGAACTGAAAATGATCCAGACAACATTGCAACAAAAGGAGTTCATTGCAGAGTACTGGATTTGATTTTtgaattcaaattcaaatgtaATGATCTTCAATCACAACTGATATTCAATCTGCTAATGTAACTGATGAACAAGGTAAATTATGGTTTAAATAATGCACAAGTGATAGCTTTAATGTGATATCTGTAAATTCTATCTTTATTGCCTGTTAGGTCTTGTTGTTCTCAGGACAACTTTCTTTCCATATGCTTGGCTTTGCCGTCATTATAGCACTGACCTAAACTATCAGTGGTTGGGTTTAGAATATGTGGAGATAAATTTAGCATTACTGCCTGATTTGTTCAAATGTAACACTGATTAAAAAGCTTTGCACTTTTTTCTCGAGTGTTGCACAGACACAAAGTTAACAGATGAGGGCAGTATTGATTGAGTGGTTTCATTGAGGGAAAATGTCTCTGTTCATAACACTGCAAAAGGAAGTAGAGTAGTTCGAGTTACCTTTAAAATTAATCCAGATGAAAACTACCAAGAACTTCTTGCATCGTTTTGTACATTCAGATTATTTTCCACTTGAAACATTTCTTAAATCCTAAAAGATAATGcttttgtttgaaaatgtgGAAAAGGAACTTTTGTCTAACATCCTTTTCATAATACAATTTTGAGTGAGCATCAACACTGAATGCAAATAAATAGTGCAGCTACACATTTCTTTTTGACAATCTACTTGTATACTTCAAAGTTAgagcattaaaatgtaaatagatCAAGAGGTTTTAGTGTACCTATTAAAGTGGTAGCTCTGTTTAACTGTGTCATTAGTAGTCACTCAACAAAGAGGCTTACACGCAAATCACAGCTGCAACAGCTAAAATCTCACATTATAAAGAGTTTATTGCAGGCAAACAATAGCATAAATTATATTTACAAACTATAAAACaacattcctttttttgggCTCCATGGATTGCTGGTCAACAGTCTTTCAGTCTTAAATGAGTATGAATCCTCCTTGCAGTTAAGTGAGGTCACACTGACCGCTGCATACTGCAATGCGCCGCATAGATTTTTAAAGCTACATTCAGGAAATAAACTGGGGTTAGATTCACTGCATTTTCAGAACTTTGAATCATCACTTGAAACATACATTTACTTAAAATATTGACTTAAATCCCAAAATAAGATTTCAACAAGAACCAGTCAGATCATACTTTTAGATTAGTGAAGTATGTATTGagtttttgtattttggtgCTGTTATGGATTTTCACACTGCACAGCCTTTCAGAGACCGACAACTCAGGTAAACTGCGTAGCGTTTCATATCAACAATCTGATAACAAAACCTTTGAAACAGCGGGGATAGAGGCTGTGTATGCATTGTACAGGTATGCAGTGAAACACCTACCTCAGCTATGCACAGtgctttttaaatgaaaactaATGATCTCTGATGAGTGTTTTGGCCTGCACTTTCTGCATTGGGGTAtgaattaaaacatcaaattatGCACAAAAATAGATCAAAACTATGCACACATTTGTTGAAACTTTTCTCCCGTTCCAAAAAGAACTCTAAAACAAATTCACAGCACACTATTTTCCTCTTGGCATTAAGTTTCGGTTTAAAGGAAAGGAGTTACTTAAAGaattcaaaacaacacagagagaacttccatgtctgaaaacacaatAATACCTCAATATATCAAACAGTTGTCCTGTTGATTGTCCCCATTTTCTAATCAACGCTGAGAAAAGTGTCAGGAGTGCAACTATGAACAGCTCTTTTTGTTAAAATGCTTGTTTGCAGTTAAGTGAAAGTTTGAACCTATCAGATGCTAGTTTACTCTGCTTTTCAACATTCCAGCAAGTTGATAGGGAGAAGTACAGTATGTATGTGTCTCACGTCATTGTTTTCGTTTCCTCTCCGATTCTAAATAAAAACTCTCAAAAGCTTCTTCTATCTCAGGCCCCATCTCGTCGTCAGAGTCTTCAGATCTATAGAGACAAGAAAACGAGGGGTTTAGATTTAGAGCCACAGACAAAACCTCCAGTATGTGCATATAACTCACATGTacaagacacacaaaaaaacatagcTCACAGTGAGACACACACTGTTCTGAGAGAGAATACAGTAGTGAACTAAGCCCTCTTTCACACCCATCTGCTGACTACACTGAAACTGAGACCATGCTTGACCCTGTTGCATTGTGGGCCAGTCAGACCCATTCGCCAAGCTCAGGGGCCCACAGGTCAGGGGTGGTCATGTGACCTATTTGTGGCTGCAACGGTGTCACATCCATCACAtgacaaaagatgaaaatatcATCAAAATTTGATAGAGGGGCGGAAATTATTATTACAACAAGCATTTACAGACCGCCTTTTTAATTTCTCCCGATGATATGTACTTACAATTCATTTCCATTCTCCCCATACATGTCATGAAAATAGTCCTGCCTTTCCATGATCTCTTGGTATTTTTCAGCATATTctgtaaaagcagagaggaaaaacattcAGATGTATTGTAGCTGCATCGTGTTTAAAATGTGAGGACAGCACAACAATGAGTCACTAAAAAGGCTATGTTATAACAATGTTAATGTATCGGACAGTGTGTGTGGTTATATAGTGCCATGAAGCAACACAAGATAAATGTTTTTAAGACAAATATAAAAGAAGATATTTTAGTTCTATTTAAGTGTCTCTGATTAGACCTCAGAGATACCACTGCTGATCTATATTGGACATGTTTCAACAGTCTTACCTGGATCTGCTGCTGTGAAAGGAGTTCCATCTTCAGTGTAGAATGTGGGTTCGTTCTAAAAGGAGAAAACAATTCCATGACCAAAACCTGaattattaaaaaggaaaaatgtaacAGAAAAAGGTATGTGAGGCAGTAAACACTCACCATAAAGTAGTTGGGATCGTTGTCTGGGGTGGCGTTGCTGGCTGCTGCAGCAGACCGGACTCTGCCCCAATCACTAGATCTCAATTCAACTAGTTTCAAAAGCATCTGTCTGACGTccctgagagaaaaaaatctcaCATTAGAAAGCTTTTGGTGTGATTGTAAAATGATCTACTCTTGCAACGTTTGGATGATGGCGCATTTTCTTTGAGTGCTGCACCTTGGACACACAGGTTCatcacctctgtgtgtgtctttgcactTGGCACATTTGCAGCAGCTCAGACATAAAAGCAGGTTATAAAGGATTTAAATCACAAGTTACCTTCAACATAAGCCATGAGGAACAGCTGCAAACAACAGCCCTCATTAACatacacacctgctgcaggtggcATCCAGTAGAACATTTTCAATTTTGCGGATCAGCTCTTCCATGTGTTGCTTTCCGCTCTCTTTCCACGCGTCATCAAGTACTGAGCCTGTCAGCTGTAATGTCAAAACACATTCTTATTACATTAGTAAAAACAGAGCTAACTGCAAAGCTTTCACTACAAATGCATCGGATTGAGATCTGAAACCTTAAGTAGTTTAACAGCACAGATGAGATTTGCATCCACAGGTTTATCAAACAGACTCTTCATCAGGTcattcagagcagagagaaggataTCTGCTCGTTTTCCTTTTCCACCCTTGAcctgaagaaacagaaacagattgaCAAAAATATCATTAAATGACTTAATCAAAAGTTTAAAGGCATACTGGATAAAGCTGTAACAGAGTCACAATCTACTTCAAACACTGCCTAATGAGGATAAAGGAAGGGCTGAGTGATGTGATCATGTGTTTCAACAATGAGGGAAATGGCATGTTGTATAAATTCTAATGAATTGGTTAAATAAAGGAGGCAGAAAATAGATGAAATATCTTACCTCCAAGTTCAGATAGAGCTCTCCCAGAAAAAGCACAAAGGAGTGGAATTTCTTCTGGGTTTCCGTGTCTCCTTGAACAGCAGCATCTCTCTGTTCAAACTCTGTTCGACATCTACAACAGACAACagtctttcttttaaatggcagcttaacaaaacaaaacagttcaCACTGCTTTGCATATTGAGCATATTATTTGTTGCCCTGTAGCTAGTAAGTATGACCAATGATATATTCCTACTTATTACTCTGCAGTAGGATACAAACACTTTCTGCTACTATTATATTATCTAAAACAACATGTATGACGATTTTTTGACAGCTGTATAATAACAAGAGATATATATATTGCTTAAGAGTCAAGTAGATGTTTTCCTTAGTCATCCATCCCTGATCTAAACACTTCTCGAGTTTGGTAAAAgcagaaatgaatcacctttTCAGCAGCAGCTGGCGAAAGTTGCCACTTGGTGGGCTGATATTGAGGTGATGGGATAGATAATTACAGAGCCTGGCACCCGTATACGAGAAGTTTGGAATGGCAGTAgactgcaataaaaacaaacattaatacCAAGCTTGGTAGCTTGAACACGTATTGCTAAAAACAGGCTTTtatattcaattcaaagctCAAATGTTTTCAGAAAAGTTCTGACATGTCAGTTAATATCAACAGAAACAAGAAGCGAGGACTGAATGTGTTAATCCAAACCTGTGTGTAGATCAGTTCCACCAGCTCATGCAACGACTCTTCGGTAGTGACCCAGGCATTGAGCATGCCAGTAATCTGTTCAACGTCCGACTCAAAGGACCCAGGTGAGGAGCTCAGGTGGCCAAGGAACTCAGTGACCATGTCGTCCAGGGTCGGTTCAACGTAGCTTTGACTATCATCATAAAAAGCGGGGTCCTCCTGTACAGTGTtcacaatttaaagaaaaaaagggaatatTCTGATAACCTTGTGATGCCAATGCAAAATAACTGTGTAGCATAACGAGATTATAATCCTAATGTCtgagaaattattattatagatcTTGAAGAGAGTAATAATGGAGGGGCATCAGGCACAGGTCAtgtgaagagaaaaacagaagtaaaggaaaaaaacagctaCTGAAGTTGTTCATTAGATACATTGAAAGAAATAGAATAACGTTATCTGGATAAAAGCGATGATAAGGATAAAGATTCTCCTTACGTCAAATGGGCCAAATCCAG from Notolabrus celidotus isolate fNotCel1 chromosome 9, fNotCel1.pri, whole genome shotgun sequence includes these protein-coding regions:
- the paip1 gene encoding polyadenylate-binding protein-interacting protein 1 — translated: MNENFDRTPGAGRSRNLPGEPGFVGSAVDGETRTTLFNQREPLRQPRTCPPFAENNSSSTNDVGDLKRQNKPQQHSNANSTSASRRCNDVDSLALSSTLSANAPEFVPSGFGPFDEDPAFYDDSQSYVEPTLDDMVTEFLGHLSSSPGSFESDVEQITGMLNAWVTTEESLHELVELIYTQSTAIPNFSYTGARLCNYLSHHLNISPPSGNFRQLLLKRCRTEFEQRDAAVQGDTETQKKFHSFVLFLGELYLNLEVKGGKGKRADILLSALNDLMKSLFDKPVDANLICAVKLLKLTGSVLDDAWKESGKQHMEELIRKIENVLLDATCSRDVRQMLLKLVELRSSDWGRVRSAAAASNATPDNDPNYFMNEPTFYTEDGTPFTAADPEYAEKYQEIMERQDYFHDMYGENGNELSEDSDDEMGPEIEEAFESFYLESERKRKQ